A stretch of Gadus chalcogrammus isolate NIFS_2021 chromosome 9, NIFS_Gcha_1.0, whole genome shotgun sequence DNA encodes these proteins:
- the tnnt2d gene encoding troponin T2d, cardiac isoform X1, whose amino-acid sequence MSDTEEVAEEEVAEEEEGSKPKPKFMQNVSAPKIPDGDKVDFDDIHRKRLDKDLSELQSLIEAHFVQRKKEEEELIALVSRIEKRRTERSEQQRIRAEREKERQIRLAEEKERREMEDQRKKQDDDLKKKKVLTNMTHQQKGDTRKGAKKQTEREKKKKILADRKKPLNVDHLNEDKLKEKANEMWQWMMDLEATKYDLAEKFKRQKYDINQLLARVSDHQSAKGRGKGKLAGRLR is encoded by the exons ATGTCTGACACAGAAGAAGtcgcggaggaggaggttgc agaggaagaggaaggatcaaAGCCCAAGCCTAA GTTCATGCAAAACGTCAGCGCGCCCAAGATTCCAGATGGAGATAAAGTCGATTTCGAT GACATCCATAGAAAGCGTCTGGACAAGGACCTGTCTGAGCTTCAGTCTCTGATCGAGGCTCACTTCGtccagaggaagaaggaggaagaggagctcaTCGCACTCGTCAGCAGGATT GAGAAACGTCGCACTGAGAGATCCGAGCAGCAGAGAATCCGCGCAgaacgagagaaggagagacagatcAGACTTGCA gaggagaaggagaggagggagatggaggaccAACGCAAGAAGCAGGATGATgatctgaagaagaagaaggttcTGACCAACATGACCCACCAGCAGAAG GGTGACACCAGAAAGGGCGCCAagaagcagacagagagggagaagaagaagaagatcctgGCTGATCGGAAGAAACCTCTCAACGTCGACCATCTCAACGAGGACAAACTGAA GGAGAAGGCCAATGAGATGTGGCAGTGGATGATGGATCTGGAGGCCACCAAGTATGACCTCGCTGAGAAGTTCAAAAGGCAAAAGTATGAC ATTAACCAGCTTCTGGCTCGTGTCTCGGATCACCAGAG TGCCAAAGGTCGCGGCAAGGGCAAATTGGCGGGCCGGCTGAGGTGA
- the tnnt2d gene encoding troponin T2d, cardiac isoform X2 — translation MQNVSAPKIPDGDKVDFDDIHRKRLDKDLSELQSLIEAHFVQRKKEEEELIALVSRIEKRRTERSEQQRIRAEREKERQIRLAEEKERREMEDQRKKQDDDLKKKKVLTNMTHQQKGDTRKGAKKQTEREKKKKILADRKKPLNVDHLNEDKLKEKANEMWQWMMDLEATKYDLAEKFKRQKYDINQLLARVSDHQSAKGRGKGKLAGRLR, via the exons ATGCAAAACGTCAGCGCGCCCAAGATTCCAGATGGAGATAAAGTCGATTTCGAT GACATCCATAGAAAGCGTCTGGACAAGGACCTGTCTGAGCTTCAGTCTCTGATCGAGGCTCACTTCGtccagaggaagaaggaggaagaggagctcaTCGCACTCGTCAGCAGGATT GAGAAACGTCGCACTGAGAGATCCGAGCAGCAGAGAATCCGCGCAgaacgagagaaggagagacagatcAGACTTGCA gaggagaaggagaggagggagatggaggaccAACGCAAGAAGCAGGATGATgatctgaagaagaagaaggttcTGACCAACATGACCCACCAGCAGAAG GGTGACACCAGAAAGGGCGCCAagaagcagacagagagggagaagaagaagaagatcctgGCTGATCGGAAGAAACCTCTCAACGTCGACCATCTCAACGAGGACAAACTGAA GGAGAAGGCCAATGAGATGTGGCAGTGGATGATGGATCTGGAGGCCACCAAGTATGACCTCGCTGAGAAGTTCAAAAGGCAAAAGTATGAC ATTAACCAGCTTCTGGCTCGTGTCTCGGATCACCAGAG TGCCAAAGGTCGCGGCAAGGGCAAATTGGCGGGCCGGCTGAGGTGA